Proteins from a single region of Papaver somniferum cultivar HN1 unplaced genomic scaffold, ASM357369v1 unplaced-scaffold_70, whole genome shotgun sequence:
- the LOC113344029 gene encoding uncharacterized protein LOC113344029, whose translation MPNKSYVPSIGQAGGIILLWKYGFCLEIVNSSTNMFHALITNDPARGEWFLSCVYGTPYRDDQPTQWQYINNLSKVVNILWVLMGDLNITFDLSERNTNTNPTSDEVIDLIKDAELHDLGFSGSTRTWKFFEHWLQNDTCLNEIKNAWVSNTSGSSAFIMNDKLSNTRHILSKWSKNIYENIQGRISALQDQITQLQFTDIQGSNTEEVLNLEKKIDSLNDIQASSYRQKSKDHYYNDMDKNSKYFQIRANQIRARNRIDSLQAPDGLEIK comes from the exons ATGCCAAATAAATCTTATGTACCTTCTATTGGTCAAGCTGGAGGAATTATACTCTTGTGGAAATATGGTTTCTGTCTAGAAATTGTTAACTCCTCCACAAATATGTTTCATGCTCTAATCACCAATGACCCTGCCAGAGGTGAATGGTTTCTCTCCTGTGTGTATGGAACACCTTATAGAGATGATCAACCAACTCAGTGGCAGTACATTAATAATCTCAGTAAAGTGGTAAATATCCTCTGGGTTCTCATGGGGGATCTAAATATCACCTTTGATCTGTCTGAGAGAAATACAAATACCAATCCTACTTCTGATGAGGTTATTGATCTCATTAAGGATGCTGAACTTCATGATTTAGGTTTTAGTG GGTCAACCAGAACTTGGAAATTTTTTGAGCATTGGCTTCAAAATGACACTTGCTTAAATGAAATCAAGAATGCCTGGGTTTCTAATACTTCTGGTTCTTCAGCTTTTATTATGAATGATAAACTATCTAATACTAGACATATTTTATCAAAATGGAGCAAAAACATCTATGAGAATATACAGGGGAGAATTTCAGCTTTACAAGATCAAATAACTCAACTTCAGTTCACAGACATTCAAGGCAGTAACACTGAAGAGGTCTTAAACCTTGAGAAGAAAATTGATTCTTTAAATGATATACAAGCATCTTCTTATAGGCAAAAGTCTAAAGATCATTACTATAATGATATGGACAAGAActcaaaatattttcaaattagaGCAAACCAAATAAGGGCTAGAAATAGAATAGACTCTTTACAAGCTCCAGATGGGTTAGAAATAAAATAG